In Methanobacterium sp., a single window of DNA contains:
- the nucS gene encoding endonuclease NucS codes for MKIKVKQNPESVELIDFLNEALSKRAFIILVSCCRIKYRGRATSRLGLGDRTIVIKSDGSFLIHQDYNLEPVNWQPPNCKFQAVINENKVYITGFRRNPHESLEVEIKKTYLASYHVGKDTKTLELAGYEEDMRDLIFREPSLIEKGFRPTSREYAVNNGFIDILGKDSSGNLVIIELKSRRAGVNAVKQLKRYFDDFKDHKEFVRGILVAPSITEDAMVLLEKYQMEFKELEPPRELNPERTLTLDFFKK; via the coding sequence ATGAAAATTAAAGTGAAACAAAACCCTGAATCTGTAGAATTAATAGATTTTCTAAATGAGGCTTTATCTAAAAGGGCATTTATAATACTTGTATCTTGCTGCAGAATTAAATATAGAGGAAGAGCTACAAGTAGATTGGGCTTGGGAGATAGGACAATCGTAATAAAGTCTGATGGGTCCTTTTTAATACATCAAGATTATAATTTAGAACCTGTAAACTGGCAGCCTCCAAACTGTAAGTTTCAGGCAGTAATCAATGAAAATAAAGTATATATTACAGGATTTAGGAGAAATCCTCATGAATCATTGGAAGTAGAAATAAAAAAGACATATCTGGCTTCTTATCATGTTGGAAAGGATACTAAAACCCTTGAGTTAGCAGGTTATGAAGAAGATATGAGAGATCTGATTTTTAGAGAACCCAGTTTAATTGAAAAAGGATTTAGGCCTACTTCTAGAGAATATGCAGTTAATAATGGATTTATAGATATTTTAGGTAAAGATAGTAGCGGTAATTTAGTTATAATTGAACTAAAAAGCAGGCGTGCAGGAGTAAATGCTGTAAAGCAGTTAAAAAGGTATTTCGATGATTTTAAAGATCATAAAGAGTTTGTAAGGGGAATTCTGGTAGCCCCATCAATTACTGAAGATGCAATGGTCCTTCTTGAAAAATATCAGATGGAATTTAAAGAATTGGAACCTCCAAGAGAGCTCAATCCGGAAAGAACTTTGACTCTGGACTTTTTTAAAAAATGA
- a CDS encoding PRC-barrel domain-containing protein has product MEHLVLINYLIYGGIIGGDKIKIVDELKGKDVIDDSGDKIGEVKDVEWDTQTNKVESIILREGGVSAKVGLGEKRIVPMDMVKTIGDKVLLKGKQFMRE; this is encoded by the coding sequence TTGGAACATTTAGTTTTAATTAACTATTTAATTTATGGGGGCATTATAGGGGGTGATAAAATTAAAATAGTAGATGAATTAAAGGGAAAAGATGTCATAGATGATTCAGGAGATAAAATTGGAGAAGTAAAAGACGTTGAATGGGATACTCAAACTAATAAAGTAGAATCTATCATTCTTCGCGAAGGCGGAGTTTCAGCCAAGGTAGGTCTTGGTGAAAAAAGGATAGTGCCTATGGATATGGTTAAAACTATCGGGGACAAAGTATTACTTAAAGGTAAACAATTTATGAGAGAATAA
- a CDS encoding NAD(P)/FAD-dependent oxidoreductase, with protein sequence MIETDILVIGAGPAGSSAAKHAALNGAKVLMIEKKSEIGAPKRCAEGVSKDGLIQLGIEPSSRWITSEIDGVRLVSPGGKDVWLTQDTVKLPEMGYVVERKVFDKFMAMDAARAGADIMVKTLARGLERKDDHIIVKAERMGEEIQIKAKIVIGADGPESRVGRWGGLRTTVKPKDMESGAQFEMVGVEMENPNALEFYFGSVAPGGYAWVFPKGNDIANVGLAVISTLTEKSAYEHLVEFAENCPTTKNATAVELNIGGDPVGGILKKISTDNLLVVGDAAGMVNPLTGGGIISGMQGGLIAGEIAAAAIKDGDTSEKRLSEYDERCQNELGSSFNKYMKARDYLESLSDDELDSIAEAFNKTEFERISTTELLKVLTKVSPKALLKLGKLF encoded by the coding sequence ATGATTGAAACTGATATTCTTGTAATTGGAGCAGGTCCTGCAGGTTCATCCGCTGCAAAACACGCTGCACTAAACGGTGCTAAGGTATTGATGATTGAAAAGAAATCTGAAATAGGGGCACCTAAAAGATGTGCAGAAGGTGTGTCCAAGGACGGATTAATACAATTAGGAATAGAACCCAGCAGTAGATGGATAACTTCAGAAATTGATGGGGTACGCCTCGTATCACCCGGTGGAAAGGATGTATGGCTGACCCAGGACACTGTAAAGCTGCCAGAAATGGGATATGTCGTGGAAAGAAAGGTTTTTGATAAGTTTATGGCAATGGACGCTGCAAGAGCTGGTGCAGATATAATGGTTAAAACCCTTGCCAGAGGTTTAGAAAGAAAAGACGACCACATCATTGTGAAAGCAGAACGCATGGGAGAGGAAATCCAAATCAAGGCAAAAATTGTAATAGGTGCAGATGGGCCAGAGTCCAGAGTTGGAAGGTGGGGAGGTCTTAGAACCACGGTTAAACCCAAAGATATGGAATCCGGCGCTCAATTTGAAATGGTAGGTGTTGAAATGGAAAACCCAAACGCATTGGAATTCTATTTTGGAAGCGTTGCCCCTGGAGGATACGCATGGGTATTCCCCAAAGGAAATGATATTGCTAATGTTGGACTTGCAGTTATATCAACATTAACCGAAAAAAGCGCCTACGAACACCTGGTTGAATTTGCCGAGAACTGCCCTACAACTAAAAATGCTACAGCAGTTGAGTTAAACATAGGTGGAGATCCAGTAGGTGGAATCCTTAAAAAAATATCAACTGATAATCTTTTGGTGGTTGGGGATGCTGCAGGAATGGTAAATCCCTTAACTGGAGGCGGAATAATAAGTGGTATGCAGGGAGGACTTATTGCAGGTGAAATTGCTGCAGCAGCCATTAAAGATGGAGATACATCCGAAAAAAGACTTTCAGAATACGATGAACGCTGCCAGAACGAGCTTGGATCTTCATTCAATAAATATATGAAGGCAAGGGACTATCTTGAAAGCCTTTCTGATGATGAACTGGATTCAATTGCAGAAGCATTTAATAAAACTGAATTCGAAAGGATAAGCACCACAGAACTTCTAAAAGTTCTTACAAAAGTTTCTCCTAAGGCCCTTTTAAAATTAGGTAAATTATTCTAA
- a CDS encoding phosphatidylserine/phosphatidylglycerophosphate/cardiolipin synthase family protein, with protein MIKGRIVDAAGNPIEGLVVVVKNENKYNIYDYLGTLMDSINNLSLDPIKFGYLGKASTNRDGYYHISYNLSEYRHIHNKKSIKLIVKDSYGLFEHKVEYGHIEIKNNEINVDDIILDRSMVNGSAITLGRNIVGRLTDDNYLEILIDNESLFKRVVKSINNANHHVYLTQYEFFPDLVATFNKCPDGEYKPQDVLGDIFLKANDRGVDIRIIINENLIIPDSIAAMDGFFENTGINYRRFISPGPHILHAKILSVDGKEAYIMGSPFSQSYWDSQEHIINDTRRSPNYIKSVHDVSIYLKGSSVNHIEDYFAEIWNYLSDRDYEGEDKISRTSEGLSAGNQQVQIARTVTPDILSKEGEKGILEGYVRAIKNAEEYIYLENQFFTNKAICDSLKRALNSNPDLQLILCINEFPDLPPYREYQKIRLREIGFNPNKEQNNPQIGVFTLWSADFNGKMTNLQQCYVHSKVAIVDDKKATIGTANIDGPSLNYADEFKFMVDPKYQRSMEINAFLFDEDSQKSAAKKIRNDLWSEHLGIVISDDIPEGGWLELWNKAAYNNIMLLKGENPHLNGHILPYGEEINAATQIKSFGANMNKINIIDFNDILIDKIKGKLSGKKEFKA; from the coding sequence GTGATCAAAGGCAGAATTGTGGATGCTGCTGGAAATCCCATTGAAGGACTTGTGGTAGTTGTAAAGAACGAAAATAAATACAATATTTATGACTATTTAGGTACTTTAATGGATTCTATAAATAATTTAAGTTTAGATCCAATTAAATTCGGGTATTTGGGTAAAGCATCTACGAATCGAGATGGTTATTATCATATTTCATATAATTTAAGTGAATACAGGCACATTCACAATAAAAAGAGCATTAAATTAATTGTTAAAGATAGTTATGGATTATTTGAGCATAAGGTGGAGTATGGACACATAGAAATAAAAAATAACGAAATCAATGTTGATGACATCATATTGGACAGATCTATGGTTAATGGATCTGCAATAACTCTTGGAAGGAATATAGTAGGCAGATTAACAGATGATAATTATCTTGAGATCTTAATTGATAATGAATCTCTTTTTAAAAGAGTTGTAAAATCTATAAATAATGCAAATCATCACGTTTATTTAACACAATATGAATTTTTCCCTGATTTAGTGGCAACATTTAATAAATGTCCAGATGGAGAATATAAACCCCAAGATGTTTTAGGAGATATTTTTTTAAAAGCAAATGACAGGGGGGTAGATATTCGAATTATTATCAATGAAAACCTAATTATTCCAGACAGTATAGCTGCAATGGATGGATTTTTTGAAAATACAGGTATAAATTACAGAAGATTCATCTCCCCAGGACCTCATATATTGCATGCTAAAATACTATCAGTTGACGGGAAAGAAGCGTATATCATGGGCTCTCCATTTAGCCAGTCATACTGGGACAGTCAGGAACATATAATTAATGATACGAGAAGAAGCCCTAATTATATAAAATCAGTTCATGACGTGTCCATTTATTTAAAGGGAAGTTCTGTAAATCATATTGAAGACTATTTTGCTGAAATCTGGAATTATCTTTCTGATAGGGACTATGAAGGTGAAGATAAAATTTCAAGGACTTCTGAAGGATTGTCTGCGGGTAATCAACAGGTTCAGATTGCCAGAACAGTTACACCAGATATATTATCTAAAGAAGGCGAAAAAGGGATATTGGAGGGGTATGTTAGGGCTATAAAAAATGCTGAAGAGTATATATACCTTGAAAACCAGTTTTTTACCAATAAAGCCATTTGTGATTCATTAAAAAGGGCACTTAACAGTAATCCAGATTTACAGTTAATACTCTGCATCAATGAATTTCCAGATCTACCCCCATACAGAGAATATCAAAAGATAAGGCTTAGAGAAATAGGTTTTAATCCAAATAAAGAACAAAATAATCCTCAAATAGGTGTTTTTACTCTTTGGAGTGCGGATTTTAATGGTAAAATGACTAATTTACAGCAGTGTTATGTTCACAGCAAAGTCGCAATTGTGGATGATAAAAAGGCCACCATAGGCACGGCAAATATTGATGGGCCTTCCTTAAATTATGCTGATGAATTTAAGTTTATGGTGGATCCAAAGTACCAGAGAAGCATGGAAATTAATGCATTTCTTTTTGATGAAGATTCACAGAAAAGTGCTGCTAAAAAAATTAGGAATGATTTGTGGAGTGAACATTTGGGAATTGTAATTTCGGATGATATTCCTGAAGGGGGCTGGCTGGAATTATGGAATAAAGCAGCATATAATAATATAATGCTATTAAAAGGAGAAAATCCACACCTGAATGGTCATATATTGCCTTATGGTGAAGAAATAAATGCAGCAACCCAGATAAAATCTTTTGGAGCAAATATGAATAAAATAAATATCATCGATTTTAATGATATATTGATAGATAAAATTAAAGGTAAACTCTCTGGTAAAAAAGAATTTAAGGCCTAA
- a CDS encoding TIGR04165 family Cys-rich peptide, with product MKIGDLSKKCPICGCVDKTVKRDLDTEHHAHAKTGAVICSECGYVFKSPKSKKEEK from the coding sequence ATGAAAATAGGCGATTTAAGTAAAAAATGCCCGATATGTGGTTGTGTAGATAAAACAGTTAAAAGAGACCTGGATACAGAACATCATGCTCATGCAAAAACAGGAGCCGTAATTTGCTCTGAATGTGGATATGTTTTTAAATCTCCTAAATCAAAAAAAGAAGAAAAATAG
- a CDS encoding cation diffusion facilitator family transporter, with amino-acid sequence MNKENYYGNVKRILLLILILNILVAITKGAYGLATNSLSIITDGIHSLFDSTSNIIGIIGITIAARPPNLKYPYGHAKFETFASVGIAILLFLTCFEIIRSAIERFLNPTTPEISLLSFAVIGITIIINMGVSWYEYNKGKELGSNILISDSMHTRSDIYASIAVILGFIAIQSGYIIADPIIAILIALLIARTGIKIMIDSSDVLLDKALIDEGTIKNIAKRVNGVCEVHKIRTRGSPSCIYVDLHIGVESSLSIDKAHDVAHDVEDELKKTIPNIGDVVVHLESINTKRYNSKI; translated from the coding sequence ATGAATAAGGAAAATTATTACGGGAACGTAAAAAGAATTCTGTTACTGATACTAATACTAAATATCCTGGTCGCAATAACTAAAGGAGCCTATGGACTGGCTACAAACTCATTAAGCATCATTACAGATGGAATTCATTCATTATTTGATAGTACTTCAAATATCATAGGAATTATTGGAATCACAATAGCGGCTAGACCTCCTAATCTTAAATATCCATATGGCCATGCTAAATTTGAGACATTTGCATCGGTTGGAATTGCAATATTATTATTTTTAACATGCTTTGAAATAATCCGCTCTGCAATAGAGAGATTTTTGAACCCAACAACACCAGAGATCAGTTTGTTAAGTTTTGCAGTTATTGGAATTACTATAATAATAAATATGGGTGTTTCATGGTATGAATATAATAAAGGGAAAGAATTAGGTAGCAATATACTAATTTCAGATTCCATGCATACAAGAAGTGATATATATGCATCCATTGCGGTTATTTTAGGATTTATCGCGATTCAGTCAGGATATATTATAGCAGACCCTATAATTGCTATTTTAATCGCGCTTTTAATAGCAAGAACCGGAATAAAAATAATGATAGATAGTTCAGATGTTTTACTGGATAAAGCATTAATAGACGAAGGAACAATTAAGAATATCGCAAAGAGAGTTAATGGTGTTTGTGAAGTACATAAGATAAGAACAAGGGGCAGTCCATCTTGTATTTACGTTGATTTGCACATAGGAGTTGAATCCTCTCTTTCTATAGATAAAGCCCATGATGTGGCTCATGATGTGGAAGATGAACTCAAAAAAACAATTCCCAATATAGGGGATGTTGTTGTGCATCTGGAATCTATAAATACTAAAAGATATAATTCTAAAATTTAG
- a CDS encoding DUF2769 domain-containing protein, translating into MGGIKISGVEFNVSNIKRCLCPKCPVQAESICVEGKKRIMAEIAWSSESGMYFEADRVPGIYCSTGKAMCRDLNPRERCRCGECEVWREHNLGEEFPESYYCQHGEKK; encoded by the coding sequence ATGGGGGGAATAAAAATTTCAGGGGTTGAATTCAACGTTTCAAATATTAAAAGATGCTTATGCCCCAAGTGCCCTGTTCAGGCTGAAAGTATATGTGTAGAGGGTAAAAAAAGGATAATGGCAGAAATAGCATGGAGTAGCGAAAGTGGTATGTATTTTGAAGCAGATAGAGTGCCTGGAATTTATTGTTCAACTGGAAAAGCTATGTGCAGGGATCTTAATCCACGTGAAAGGTGCAGATGTGGTGAATGTGAAGTTTGGAGAGAACATAATTTGGGGGAAGAATTTCCAGAGTCTTATTATTGTCAGCATGGTGAAAAAAAGTAA
- a CDS encoding 4Fe-4S binding protein: MIVKEWCMYCGECAGVCPRGLIEVREINLEFDEDNCKDCQICIKSCPVKALEKEE, from the coding sequence ATGATAGTTAAAGAATGGTGTATGTACTGCGGTGAATGTGCAGGCGTATGTCCGAGAGGATTGATTGAAGTCCGCGAAATAAACCTGGAATTTGATGAAGATAACTGTAAAGATTGCCAGATATGCATAAAATCGTGCCCTGTGAAGGCACTGGAAAAAGAGGAGTAG
- a CDS encoding TIGR04083 family peptide-modifying radical SAM enzyme → MAFHIMIIPTLGCPSDCSYCWSSEEGSPVMSIETIEEIVEWLKDFRSEPVTFTFHGGEPLVAGYDFYKKALPLLVNGLKHLKPALAIQTNLWYMTDELAELFAEYKIPIGSSLDGPEEINDFQRGKGYFKKTMKGYKIAKAHGLKVSFISTFTSYSIDFMEDIFNFFLENDLNLKLHPSLPSLRDENPEKWALSPERYGELLIYLLDKYLENMDKIELKNIDHLCKNVFTRRGTVCTFVDCMGDTFAVGPDGSIYPCYRFVGMPEYVMGSVYDHPTVEDLEKSKPAILLQEFKDHVDTECANCSYIKFCRGGCPYNALKINEKTNRAEISGVDPHCIAYKIIFKEITDRLNKEFSSSASMMFPGQKPSKNTSKPGIMSIMLKRI, encoded by the coding sequence ATGGCTTTTCATATAATGATTATCCCAACTCTTGGATGTCCTTCAGATTGCAGTTACTGCTGGAGTTCTGAAGAAGGATCTCCAGTAATGAGCATTGAAACTATAGAAGAAATTGTAGAATGGCTTAAGGACTTCCGCAGCGAACCAGTCACATTTACATTTCATGGTGGAGAACCTCTTGTAGCAGGATATGATTTTTACAAAAAAGCACTTCCTTTACTTGTTAATGGCTTAAAACATCTTAAACCGGCACTTGCTATTCAAACTAATCTCTGGTATATGACTGATGAACTTGCAGAACTTTTTGCAGAATATAAAATTCCAATTGGTTCAAGTTTAGACGGTCCGGAGGAAATTAATGACTTTCAGAGGGGTAAAGGCTACTTTAAAAAGACCATGAAGGGCTATAAAATTGCAAAGGCCCATGGTTTAAAGGTAAGCTTCATTTCTACTTTTACTTCTTATTCTATTGATTTTATGGAGGATATTTTCAATTTTTTCCTTGAAAATGATTTAAATCTTAAATTACATCCGTCATTACCTTCTCTACGTGATGAAAATCCGGAAAAATGGGCTCTTTCTCCCGAAAGATATGGTGAGTTATTGATCTATCTTCTTGATAAATATCTTGAAAACATGGATAAAATTGAACTTAAAAACATTGATCATCTCTGTAAAAATGTTTTTACACGTAGAGGCACTGTCTGCACCTTTGTTGACTGCATGGGAGATACATTTGCAGTTGGGCCTGATGGGAGCATATATCCTTGTTATCGTTTTGTAGGAATGCCAGAATATGTTATGGGTAGCGTTTATGACCATCCTACAGTAGAAGATTTAGAAAAATCAAAACCAGCAATTCTCCTTCAAGAATTTAAAGACCATGTAGATACAGAATGCGCGAATTGTAGTTATATTAAATTTTGTAGGGGTGGATGTCCTTATAATGCTTTAAAAATTAATGAAAAGACCAATAGGGCAGAAATAAGCGGTGTTGATCCTCACTGTATCGCCTATAAAATAATATTTAAAGAGATAACTGATAGATTAAATAAGGAATTCTCTTCTTCTGCCAGCATGATGTTTCCAGGTCAAAAACCCAGTAAAAATACATCAAAGCCAGGAATAATGTCAATTATGCTTAAACGTATCTAA
- a CDS encoding UbiA family prenyltransferase — protein MIKTLIKSTRITWASKNVNAYLLALTYAYFAGTVINNPFEILEGLILVSVLWGALYSLNDLTDLEIDRKDHAKRNRAFIKNNVDGKWIVLFAGFLIVSVFIVSLYTLKPAFTIILGLMLLNQLLYTLPPIRLKDTLIAPFASTATNTVLRIASCCVLLGNIFLVPLSVYLFMYIGGMCTYLMYKSKTVPASILAGVAGLLLVYILINGQMNLIQFLVAVLPAGLAAIPLYLSLFTEKDRMTSLADVAYHQVAMIFFFLCILIIIF, from the coding sequence ATGATAAAAACCCTTATTAAATCCACAAGAATCACCTGGGCATCAAAAAATGTTAATGCTTATCTTCTTGCGCTAACCTATGCTTATTTTGCAGGAACTGTTATTAATAATCCCTTCGAAATATTAGAGGGCCTAATATTAGTTTCGGTACTCTGGGGTGCATTATACAGCCTGAATGACCTTACAGATTTAGAGATTGACAGAAAAGACCATGCTAAAAGAAACAGAGCATTTATAAAAAATAATGTAGATGGTAAATGGATAGTACTTTTTGCCGGATTTCTGATTGTCTCAGTTTTTATTGTTTCATTATACACTTTAAAGCCGGCTTTTACTATAATTTTAGGATTAATGCTTTTAAATCAGCTTTTATACACCTTACCCCCTATAAGGCTTAAAGATACTTTAATTGCTCCTTTTGCAAGTACAGCCACAAATACTGTGCTTAGAATTGCTTCATGCTGTGTATTACTGGGCAACATATTTCTGGTACCTTTAAGCGTATACCTTTTCATGTATATTGGAGGTATGTGTACGTATTTGATGTATAAATCCAAAACAGTCCCTGCAAGTATTTTAGCAGGCGTTGCAGGTCTTCTTTTAGTTTATATACTTATTAACGGCCAGATGAACCTTATTCAATTTTTAGTTGCCGTTCTTCCCGCAGGTTTAGCCGCAATCCCCCTTTATTTATCTCTCTTTACAGAAAAAGATAGAATGACATCCCTTGCAGATGTGGCATATCATCAGGTAGCCATGATATTTTTCTTCCTATGCATTCTGATAATTATTTTTTAA